Below is a genomic region from Nilaparvata lugens isolate BPH chromosome 3, ASM1435652v1, whole genome shotgun sequence.
ACAGTCAAATGCAGCTTCGTTCACtatatgttatattattatgtagcCAACACTATAGTATGTGCTCCTGCTGTGCAACTGATATCAGAGAGAATGGATGCAACTCGAAAATTTAAAGGCAACAGTTTACTGAAActttctatagtaaggtccacgttataatggtattgctatccttgtctatcattcagaaAAGttgataacgctatctctttcttgctttgctctgttgccagatcgtcttttaacaatgtagaattcataattaactaacaaaatatttcatctaaattgtgaaaattcattatgaaattattgaaaaatataatttattgcttaataaaatataattgattatttaaaacgagaatgaacagtaaatattacatcaataagcctgtatcttccaccgtctatagaaggcattgacaagacagaagttcggcaacgtttctccattgccattataacgtggacctcactataggatccACTGACATAAATTCTTAAtcatatacaatataataaagtaggctacttatttaataaaaaacagTTTTTCTTCATTTACAGTAACAAGTTGTGATTCACTCCGAGGAACAGAATACTAAAACACATTACTACTTCGTCACTCACGGGACTTGAATTAGTCCTATTTTAAATGTCAAGATATTTGGCAGTAGAGCCTAccatgattgaccgagcgaagtaaggtctaagattcaagtcgacggtttggcatttctcttaatgttaaaatgtttttatgttgcgcatttacggcgaaacgcggtaatagattttcatgaaatttgacaggtaccgtatgttcctttttaaattgcgcgtcgacgtatataggtttttggaaattttgcatttcaaggataatataaaaggaaaaaggagcctccttcatacgccaatattaccgtaaaaatcagactatataattattcatcataaatcagctgtctagtggactataatactacccgttcaaaaacatcgatcatcttgaaaatgtatctttccattaacgttagtagacagttgactataatactacccgttcaaaaacatcgaacatcttgaaaattgtatctttccatcaacgttgtagacagttccagccagacctgataacagcgctcacattcacattccgggacgacacgtcacggtgcgatataggacagaaagctctgtttatttaggatttttttctagacatttttaattcataaattatttattaatttttgagaaaacataacaggtcaatgtaactaactgagcgcgaggtctactgttcacagaactactaggtACGGCTGAataataagacaatttttaggCTCCCACAAATTTGTTtgtattgtgataattattcaatattaaaattaatttaaaattttcagcaTGTCTCATGAATGAAAACCAATACATACTTCCCATTCAGCAATGCTAAGGGGTTGAAGTGGATCTCAGTATAGGAGTAAATGAAGATCAttgttgtttatttcatttttgatcaTTCATAAACTTCTGTGAAAGTTTACATGATCAATTTTGATCCACTATCAGCAGAAGCGTTTCACATTAGATTGCGATAAAACATGTAACTGTGTGAAAGACAGTAGAAAAGCAGGAAAGGAAGTAGTGGTTAACCACAAACTTATCTATTAGGAAGCTCATGTCAATGCTGTAATACCATAAGGTAGTTTACTGATGATAGGAAGCTCTTTCATGTTTCTGGTCTTCTCAACAGTgtaattacataattattaacaatGGTTAAAGTGGAATGTTTTCTACCATATCTCATTATGTTAGTTATTCTTATGTTTTTGAtctatgatattattacaatactCAACAGAGAAACGTGAGTACAGTTCTAAATATTACATTGTTAGAGATAAATAAGTATCAGTTTCAGGTTTAAGCAAAAAACTGTGCCCTCAATAGAAATCTGATTTTGGGCACAGTActagattttttataaaatagagcTGTATATTGCAATCTTGAAACAATGACAGCAACaggaaattaatgaaatatctataaatatacAGGGAATATAATAAACAATGACAGCAACaggaaattaatgaaatatctataaatatacaggaaatataataatttttattttgaataaaattatatttttgtacatatttgacataatatataattgcaataaaataatatttcattttaaactgaaaAAACAGAATAGCTGTAGTAGCAATAATGAGATGTCATTAAATAGAGCGAATatacataatacatatttttagaatgtatgaattcagggctactttcttgtatttataaaatataattatagtaccctttgaaattaataaaataataaaacaaattgtaGTAGTTTAAAACAAATTCTACAACAAATTGTAGTAGTACTACAAATTTCTACAAATTGTTGTAGTTTAAAACAAATTCTACTACAAATTGTAGTAGTTACAAACTACAAATTGTAGTAGTTACAAACTAgtagttacaatttgtattcttgttttattattttattgatttcaaagagtactataattctattttataaacataatacataaatatatagCCAATGGGTGTAGAAAAAGGTAAGCTTGCATTATCCAACTCCCTTTTTACACAGTATTGAACAGATTGTTTGCACAGAGCATTCATTTCAACAATCTAGTAGcttatattaaatttaaattaagtTCAGGTCTCTGTTAAGACTAATATTTACAACTAGACATTATCCTCAATGATAGAATATTTTCTTACGATTTCTTTCAGCACATTTTTTGTAGTTTTGTATCAAAGTATTGGTAAATTTTGTACAGTATTAtagaaaagtaaaaatttatataaacaaacaaatgactatatttaatcatttaaactTCCTCATACTTCCTAATCTAGTAAGATAGGGAGATACTGCGTAACAGCATATTTTTTTCCAAGAgaactccttttcctttcaacataatcagaatgaaaaataattatttgataacatTTCAAGTATTGTGCTATGAAAATGTAGAATTTCATATACAAACAAATGACTATACAGTATTAATCATTTAAACAACCTAATCTAGTAAATAACGGCTATACAACATAACAGCATATTTTTCAATCACACTCCTTTTAACatatcagaaaaatataaaaataacttgATGAAGACCGTAAATATAATACAATGACTGGAGATCATTTCTTGCTTTCAGATTCAAGGTAGTTTTGGTGGACAAGGAATCTGGGTGCTCGTCATTTATTCCCGATGGAATGGAACTCAATGCAGAGAATGCCGACAACGAGAGTGGTTATATACGTTTCCTCTTGAATCAGGGTCTGTTTCCAAATTACCCGCCAGTAGGAGAGGAAATCAATGGCGGCCTTCCTCAGACGGGCAATTTAACGTTGCACTTggagaaatttaaaaatgacGTCGAAGGTCATAAATGGCAAAACTACACAGGTGAATTGACAGTTCgttcacaattttcaaatgtgatCATTACTTATTAaatactagcaggaaacccatgcttcacaagggtctattttaaaacttgacaaattgaaaacttgacgaaacgaaatcttgaagaattgaaaataggcctataaccatccttggttaattaagaatctatatagaaaacttcaagttgatcagtccagtagttcagacgtgatgatgtgttaaagataattttcctattccgtacgtgtataagccatttctttcctttattatagtacagaAAAGCCTTCTCATCAGAAGGCTAGGTCTCGGATAAGGCACGATCAGAAAATTGAGTAGTTATCGTTTTAAACAACTCGAGAGAATGGCGAGGTTCGAGTTTATTGAAGATCTTAGAAGACAGCAACTGTAGTGTACCTGAAATCAATACTATATTGAATTCCtaatatacttttcaataattattaatgaaaacacAGTAATATAAATGTTATACAGGACCAATTTataaattcgactgagtcattgtcagtattatagaaccgttccataattgaataaaaacacacatatgttgtcaaattctacacagttctaaccatggtcgtgtaccgaataaaactgtgtagaatttgacaacatatgtgtgtttttatatttaatcaGGACCAATTTACATGCGATTTGTACGAAACACATAGATTAGCGGTCCTATGCATGCATTGGATAGAATTGCGTTTCTGGTAGTATTCCATAGATTGTTTATGGTAAGATACTATGTTTCTTGTATGCATTTAGGAGGGAGAAGGAGTTATGGATGTTATATATGAagttatttcaactatttttcaacTGCTATTGGCCAGTAGGCCTACCACTACCATTGATGTATGTGCTTCCAAGCTAGAAGATGATAATAACTCATAGCCCGTTTTATTGTCGTAATGACTCATGTGAGTTTCTCACTAGTCAAAAAAGCGATATTTGTTACATTAGAATCCTTGGATGTGAAGTTCATGTAAGTTGTTTCATTTTGAAAGCATTTAACAATTCATGTGTATAGGTCTACTTTTGAAAGTTTTTCTAATCTTACATTTACAACTTAATACAGAGTTTATAAAATACATTCTTAAATTAATTGCACTGTAGATAGGTGAATATGGGTGATAGTGTGCagatgaattttcatgaatattcaATTAATGTACAACTCAATACAAATGTACCATCCCGTAAATTAAGTATAATAATCACTAGTGataccaaagaaaataaaaggatactagtattttttattatacttttggagacaaaaatattaaactcTCTTTAAATATCGTGTTGAATTCAAGGTATCATAAGCGTCATACTAAGCTACTGGCATCATAATTGGGATCTGAATGATGCGGCTTACCAGGAAAAATCCATAAATCTCAGTGCAAAAATTAATGGGCAATTGAATGATCTCAGTATGACAGAGCAAATAAAGCAAAAGGTAACGATTATAATTTGATAAGGTGGAAATAAATTGTAGCATTCATTAAATTACAGTTATAATCATTGTATAATTgatatatgaaaaataatataataattcttgATCGAGGTCAGggtgatattttatatttcagttaggaataaattggaagttaatttgttcaaatgctaattaatttagcctgttgtcaatatttgcggtagcagaagtcttcggggtgatttacagtatttgattgggattttcgtttaacaataattattatatttcaattccagaaaattatttttctaaaaaaaatattgaagtgCTTAGGCCTACTAATCagctattgaaaattaatttactaaAATAATCCATCAATTCCGGttgtaaatatattaattgATGAGTTTAAAAAAGGTCGtctgaaaaatctttgaaatttaGTTGATTAACCTGATGTCGGGTATAATAAATGATTTCTGGGTGAAATAAAATAGCAATGTGAAAGATTTAGTCTGTAgtacttgaataattattactaacataattaataatgttgaataatcattgattcaacattcaatttactcgtgtcaattataaaaatatgtatatatacaaatacagtatatTACATAGGTATTAAATCCAAAGAACGTTGATGACGTTGACaccatatttttcaacttcaaaattcaaaattttcaaatcattgttCCTgaaccgaaaatcaagtgacgaagcagtgtgtcaTTCCATAACCTTAatctttggacaacattaacattttatcaaaaattttggagagaaatagtacaggctcagcctagtttttcctcaaAAGTCatgattatattatgattatagtgtttttatacaataaataaataaaaataaaataaataaatataccgttATACATATAGCGTCACACCATATAATATACCGTTATCAGGGACGCTTTTTGAGATGAAATCAATCCAACCTTATTTGTTCGACAATTTGGATCAACCGGGATATTTTCTTGCCTAGTAGGTTCATGAACTAGTAAGTTCATTTTGGATCAAATTATTATCTTACCAAGATCAATGTTTTTGATTCTATTACTTACatcttttattattcaattattgttggaAAAACATTGCTAGATACAAACAAAAGTTCTTTCAAAGTCATAACTGTATGGTTTTAtgtattcaacattttattatacctaattcaaagatctaaagctgcgtttacaccggagttaataacacgagttattaacttgactgaatcgtcaaaaatttatcttaacaaaagttaataactcgtgttctcaacagaaaattccttgttattaaagAAAATTTCATCAACATATATGTTAATgacttttgttattaacatcggttaataacaaaaatgtaaaaaactTTCATTAACTCcagtgtaaacccagcttaattcTGAAAAAGTTTATAAATTCATCATTATATGTTATGACATCTAATTCTGAAAAAGTatctttaaaaaattaaatctctgaaaacaaaaaaaaatgatgCAACTAATTCAAGGTTGATAGAGGTATAACCTTGAATTGCAATCATGATTAGCTACCGTCTTATTTCACATAAATTTCCTgatccattcatttttttagcTGAAGATGATGCTCCCAAAATCATTAGGCTTGGGAAGAATCATGTTGAGACTTGAGTGTACCTACAGATTTAGGTGTGTGTTCCAAACCACCATAAACTTTATAATGAGTTTGTCCATTTCATAAATAcgacattgaaaaataattctggAACATAATAATTGTCATAATAATAAGGGACTTGTATATTATTGCTATTATCTATGTTTGAAGGCACAAGAGATGTTTGAAAGTGCTGCTAAAAACTTTTTACTCAATACACTGAAAGAAGGAAAAGCTCTTATACCAGATGCCAAATGGGGATTGGCTGGGACACCAGTCTGTACAAATTGTGCGTCTTGCACATCGGATAACTCAGGGTgagatcattttctattaatGCCTTTTCAGGAATTATTACCGTATTGAACATCATGTATATCAAATCAATGCAATTGCTATGACtgatgaaaaatggaaaatttaggaaaaaaatttaattatgaaaagttttttgaatttgttaaaAGTTGTAAGAAAGGTAGCAAAATATAGAACCACATTGGTCCACAACATACGGCTCttgatgtatattattattcagtgaagattataatttttattttacagttttgaatactaagtagaaggaattttgttatcaattcggatcttcatctttctaaattcaaaattaattgtttcaagtgtttgtgttttgtttcaatgtggaaattagtgaagaattggaaagtcgcacataacctttatttggacaatttattttataaaattgggatgaaaagaagttttggactgtagtctctTTCTTTGttcttaagttgattgtaaatgataaatgaataaatattgttgaatgCATACAAAATGTGTGACAAAAAATTGGTTTAAAAATACAAAACGCAAGCAAATCAAAAAGCTTATTTCTGTAACGTTCATTCCTAGATCTGATTGGCTGTTCACGACGAGTGAGGTTGCATTTATTGAAGTCAATCTCCATAATGGcggtaaaattgaaaaaatagccAAATGCATCGAAAGTAATagtaaaatcaaatcaaagcaCAAGATTAAGGTTTTCCTTACTACCAAATTGACTTATCATGAATCAGGTGATTTAATAGATGAGGTGAGTGAAAacaatttcatataatattcatttgttatctaccatagcctactatagatagctTATAAAGACTATGATAGATTAAAATGACCCATGTTCTTGTTATTTTCACTTGATaaggtaatattatattaaaaacctAAGCGAAAAAAAACAAACCTAGCTACCTAGTAAATACATTCTAGTTGCATTGCATTCAGCTGTatgttaattattgttaattctgGTTGAATGCCCTTCAATCAATCACACAAATTATACTCAACGTGGATCCTGGTTGATATCAAATCACATTGATCTTTCAAATTGAGACACtgaaagaatatattattttattccaaattttcacACCAATCCTTAACTTAGCCACTCAAGCGAAAATCGTATTAAGCAaaaatctatgttatcgatttTCCTTTAGGAATATCAAAAGAAAAAAGGTTTTTAACAGCTAGAAGTCAACCTTTTTACAAAATACTCATTAAAATATGTTTATTCTTCTATTTACAGAATGATCTGAGCAAAATCTTTTCACAAACCAAGAATCTGGGCTATGATGGAATCATAATTACAATCATCAACAATCCGAGAAATGATCAATTTTGTGATGCTTTAAAGAAACGTTTTGACGATTCTCTAGAGAAACAAATCAAAGAATTAACAAATGACTGGTTCTTGTAATTATAAGTAAACCaatgaatttttcattagaAAATAATATACTGATATAGAATACATATTTAAATATCTTACGGTTTTCATGTTTTAAATCTCACTTTCCAATTCAGAACATAATTAGATTTTGTcgattgagaaataaaattatcatacaaactGAGCAACTAATAAAATTTAGAGATTTGGCTATTGTTTCAGATTTATTAGATAAGAGGCTTTCATACAGATGAGAGCTCTAAtcttcttattatattaaagctgcaaaagACAATAACTTACGAAAAATTCACAGCCTCTTAGGCTGATTGTCTCGGGGAGCCCACATCAAAATCAGTTAGAGAACACACTGACTACGGGAAAACCTCCAAATCACGAAAATTTTATCCCCCTGGCCACCCCTAGAGCCCCCCAAATTTTTTCAAGCCATTTGAAAGCTAATACTGTTGGGTAGATCCTGATACTTTTATAGTTAAAAAGTTGTTTTTGAACATCCTTTCAAAGTTATCCAAGAGTTATTTAAAAACTCCCTTAAAAGTAATGCGAGTGCATTGAAAAACTCAATTATGGTGATGTTGATAGTGTATACTACATCTGTGGAGGGATTTATTGATGATTAACATATAACCTTTCCTaactttttcaatcaaattattctGATCCCATCTTAAaacattttcttcatcttcaagGATGTATCAAATATTTAGAGATGTAGAAGCAGAACACACTTTTTAAGAAATCAGAAACTAGAACATTGTAAAGGGAAAAGTGAAGAATAGGAATGGAGCTGCTAGAACAGCTTATAGGCTACTTAATTTTGTATCaaagaatttgttttttttaaacattGTTTAAAACACAGTTGTTTTCGAACCAACTGAAGAGATAAATATCACTTGGAATCAACAATATTAAAAGAAGCTCACTTAAAAAGTATTTAATGCTGCactgtataataaatgaattttcttcaaaaatataatatataagtaaAATACATATAAAAGTGAAAACGACTTAATAAACTTACATATTTAATGTCTTTTGGTGGGTTGTCTAGGGCCAGCATAGAATTTGGGCTTAACAAGATGCCGTGGCCCCTTCCTCATCAGATTCTTCCTTTCCATATGATGTTTGGCCATCTCTTGTTCTCGGCCCAACTTCTTGTTCTTCTGCAAGAAAAATAACGAAATATCACTGAAACTTGTTTGCAATCAACGAACAAGACTTTTACACACAGCATTCAATAAAACCAATTCCCATTCCCTCTTTCTTGAAACTGAGATTATGAGTATTCATTATAATACAGAGTGTGGCATCATAATTTCCTTTCTTCAAAACTTAATAGAACGCATTGTAAGAGTCAGAAAAGTTTTATTCTATATTCAGAATATAAGTTtatatttaaagtttttttcCATGTGGTTTTGAAGAATATATCATGAAGAAGACGTTCCTTAATCTGGATACACTTtacatattatttctattatttgatATCACCCTTTCAAGTATATCAGGCGTaatttttgcaatttacaaCTGTACGTTATTCTTAAAATCTTGGAGGGTCTTCGGACGGTTCACATAGACAAGGGATTTCTAAAACCccaacagaaaaaaaattagacaGGGGCAAACTAGGAGATCGAACCAGCCATTGAAAATCGCCTCTTATTCGGGATAAGGCATTCTGGGAAGTGTTCCTCAAAACAGCCATTTTGTAtattacatacattttatatGGATGAAATAAAGGTCTTCGTGAAGAATCCTCCTAACAGAACGATCAGAACGTGCAAGGGGGACCTCCTATAGAAgtaggacctcctatatactaccggacctgaacctagaaaaaaaatggccgccgtatgtggtggcctgcaatgatattttaaacgggaactagacgaactgagacgctctctaacaactgattagtgattttttcttagaaggaatttctataagaccaccacatacggcAGCCATTTTTTCTAggctcaggtccggtagtaTATAGAAGGTCCTGGTAGAAGCATATTTGCGTGCTGAACGCCTTTGAGATTACAAAATTTGAGCTCTCACTGTCTCAATGTTACACGTAATCTAATGGGCCGTGGAACTTTAGATCTTCGTTCTGCTGTACTACCTGTTTTCTAAACTTAGTAACCCACGAAACAATTGATTTCCGGTCAACAGGGCTAAATTAAGCCGACTCCGAAAAGCGCACTGTGCTATAGCCATTGAACAGCCACTCGAAAAGTAGGCTTCAACGGTGAACGTAAGCTCCTTGCTGTTCCAACTCATGATGGCGACAGAACTGTGCAAGAACAACATTTTAAAACCACGCCTTTCGAAAGTGACTGCTAGCACTCCGCTATGTCATCAACTAAATGAATAgagcaaattaaaaaaaaaggaaattatgatgccgcactctgtataatgaaataataaaatagtataCGAATGAATTATGCacgttgaaattcaattttcacaatgCATTCAAAAGTAGGGTTTATATTTTAGCAGTATTCTTTTTTGTATACATTCAATTTCGAACTTGAGCAAGCGTAGTTATGgatataacaataaattatagttcTAGCTGGGAACCAAACCAATCacaattattcaatcattgaaaatcaaTACTCATCAGCAAGTTatgaatcattattaatttGCAGTCTAGAAATAggtaattcaaattcaatgcaCAATCAAATCTGCATAACTGAATTAGTTGAATCGAAGAAATAAATCTTATTTAAATACAGAAAATAACAAGATAAATGAAAAGTTATAAAAATTACAACTGCATGCAAgtttaaattgtaaattttgagaatgaatgaTCTCAATCTCAAAAGGTTTATTGTTACctccaaaaataaaattactaccGTAGTTGGCCTCTGTTATTTGTGTTCATACGAATCATCTACTGCTAATCTACaatctatttttaatggaaGATTATTCATAATTAGCATATCAAAAGAAAACATACTTTTTTCAAACTGAAAGTCATTTCACGATTGCCAGTTGCTGATTGCTGGTTGCTGCCATGACTACTTGCTTCTCCTTTTCCCAGTCTTTCTCCTAAGCTCAACCTGTAAATTGtgcaacaatataatatatagattataaaaagttcaataaaattgttgtttgataacattttttttaaattattaaaaccaTAAAACTTTGGTggtaaattttcaattcatactACCGTTTCtatcttatttattatttatttatcatttacaatcaacttaagaacaaagaaacagaccacagtccaaaacttcttttcatcccaatttcataaaataaattgtccaaataaaggttatgtgcgtcTTTCCAATTCTTAGTAAGACTTTATTCATCATGTTTCGATTATACAGTCGGCTGGcagtctaaagctgcgttttaACAAGCCAACACGCCACTCATAATGACCTACGATTGGCTGAGGATCAGCTGTTGATGACAATTAGCCGTTCGGGGGACATTCTGGGAGGCGTTTTGGCTTGTTTGAACACCCGTCAGTGGCCGGCTTGAAGAATATTACATAAGAAAATGACTTCCAGAAGAAGTAATACATGGTAATCAGGTCTCAATTtctttcaagaaaaaattatttaaattgttAGCCTAATATTGTTAGTATAACCTACTGCCTACTACATAAATTTAAGTTATTGAGATTATTCGAAGTTGTATcgtttatctaatatttttttttttaatattccgAATATGTCTGATGATACCTATTATACCTATCCTTGATCACCTGACAAGTTAAGCTTTGAATAAgtgatattgttgaaaaaagttgatgAGAAATTAGTAAATCTCTAAACAATGATTAAAATCCTTATGCATAAATACAGAGTGACCCAGAATATCGGGAACTTTTAAAATCGCCATAAAATATTAGTGGAAAggacaaaaattattttattcaaactaatgtgaaGTTCAAGGCTTGCCatttaagaatattattaataacatctatcactttttgactgTTACTTCATTTaaatggcttcctcctgaacaaATACATTGttcaaatctgtgttgacgattcctcattgatcgctgcaataTCTCATCTGGGATAACGcggatttcattttgaatttgtttttaattattatttttaaaatcatttatttgccaattataaagataacaataatgaataaaacaaatacttcatacttatacagaataaaaataaaattttaacttaaaatttgattggcgttgccagcaaaatCTAAGTTTGTGTGCTAGCAACGAGTACCAAaagatttcatttaatttaacaTAAACATAGAAGAtgattaaacattttatttgaatgatagtaataataaat
It encodes:
- the LOC111055521 gene encoding hyaluronidase, with the translated sequence MVKVECFLPYLIMLVILMFLIYDIITILNRETFKVVLVDKESGCSSFIPDGMELNAENADNESGYIRFLLNQGLFPNYPPVGEEINGGLPQTGNLTLHLEKFKNDVEGHKWQNYTGIISVILSYWHHNWDLNDAAYQEKSINLSAKINGQLNDLSMTEQIKQKAQEMFESAAKNFLLNTLKEGKALIPDAKWGLAGTPVCTNCASCTSDNSGSDWLFTTSEVAFIEVNLHNGGKIEKIAKCIESNSKIKSKHKIKVFLTTKLTYHESGDLIDENDLSKIFSQTKNLGYDGIIITIINNPRNDQFCDALKKRFDDSLEKQIKELTNDWFL